CCTTGTGGAGCTGAATGCATCCCTCGCGAGGCTGGAGAGCCTGAACACCTCTTCGACGATGGACGAGTTCCGATCAGCGGCTGATCAGGTCCGCGACGACATGCAGCAGGTCAGGTCGAGCGCGGCGGATGTTCAGGAGGCACGGGCAGACGAATTGATTGCAGCGCAGGAGAATCTCGATCGAGCGATACAGGACGTCCCGGGTGACGCCACCCTCGAGCAGGCCCTTGCTACGGTTCGGGATGAACTGGCCGTGGTGCGGGTCGAGAGGGACCAGTACTTCGCCGACCTGGGATGTAGCTAAATAGAACAATATCGTGCGATGCGCAGTAGAGGGGATGCAGCGGCAGATAAAAACCTGAACTTCTGGCATATCTCTTGCAAGGCTGCACCTATTCCCCTCGGGGCATCATGCAACGATTCTCGCGGCGCAGGATAGCGCTGTACTCTGCAGCGTCTACTCTCTGACACCGCATAGCCCGGAGAGTACACGTCTGATAGCACAGACGATGGGCATTTGCGTGTTTGGATCATCTGGGGATAAATAATTGCAACGGATGCAGGCACGTTGTTTTTTAAGATTGTCCAGCAGATGCCGGGATTTCGTAGCGCGTGTTCGATATGTTACTTGTTGCATATATTGTCCACGTTCCCCGATGACTGGGGTGTTGCATCATTCGACAAGAACGACGTCAGGACCTTGAGACCTGCCCTTCACTCGTCGGTGGGATCTTCTCCCAACGCTGCTGCGTCACGAGTCGCGGAGGGCGAGGCACTTCGGTGCAACTCTTCTGTTGATCGTGCATATCGATAGTGTGACCGTGTGCTGCTATTCCCGACAGATCAACAGTTCGTTCCGTTTTCCCCCTTTAAAAGGGGGATCCTGACGGAATCCGGCTCTTTTTCAGTCAAATCCATCCAGACCCTTCAACCTCCGCACCTGGGCGGCGGTTTCCTGGCAGAAGAACATTCCGGGGAGGCAACGGCCGAATCCAGCCGGGTGTGCCAAAAATATGGCAAAGATATTAATACTGCGTTGCCCAGTAGCCCTCCCCTCATCTCGGGGGGAGGTGAGCGATCTCCCCAAAGGAGGGAGAACAGGTGATGAAGAATACGTTAGGTTGGCTCGTTGGTTTATCTGTACTCCTCGTCCTCCTCTGTATCGGTGCCGGCTGTGTCCTGGAACCGACGACCCAGGAGGCCGAGGCCCAGCTCTGCCAGGATCTCGGCGATCTCGATGCGGCGCTCACGCGGATGGAGAGCAGCAACCAGAGCTCCACGACGGCGGAACTGAGAGCGGTGCAGGACGATGTCACCCAGGCCATGAATCAGGTGCGGGATTCCGGCATGGAGGTCGCGGAGGCACGCACCCGGGAACCGGACGCGGCGTACCAGAATCTCGAGAACGCGGTCCGGTCTATTCCGAACGACGCAACCATAGAGGAAGGGCTAGCCTCCATCCGGGATGAGCTGGTCGCTGTCCGAAACGCATGGATCCAGCTCGAGGCAGAGGTCCAGTGCCCCTAGGATGGTATGGGTTCAGGGGAGATGGACGGTCCGGCATCGCATTCCGAACCTGCCTGGAAGCGACTGGAGAGAGGCTAGCCGCCTCCAGGCCACAAGCATACCGAGGAAGCATACATGCGACGAATGGCAGAACGCGGCCCCCGAGGCCGCGAAGGTGCAGGCGGGCACCAGTACAAGATGCGAGAGAAGCTGGTCTCTATCGGCGATGACTTCTGGATCGAGGATAATGCCGGTAACAGGGCGTTCAAGGTGGACGGCAAAGCGCTCCGCGTACGGAACACCCTGGTTATCCAGAGCAAGGAAGGGCAGGATCTCTACAAGATCCAGGAGAAGATGCTCCGGATCAAGGATACGATGGAGATCGAGAAGGGGGCCGGCGGTACGGCTGCAACAATCAAGAAAGCCCTGATCACACCCATGCGGGACCGCTGGACGGTAAATATCCCCGGGGGCGGGGACTGGGACATCCAGGGCAACATCCTGGACCACGAGTACCGGATCGAGAAAGGTCGGGAGAAGATCGCCGAGGTCTCCAAGAAGTGGTTCCGGGTGCGGGACACCTACGGAGTGGAGGTCGCCCCCGGGCAGGACGACGCGCTTATCCTGGCAATTACGGCAGCGATCGACCAGATGGCAAGCTGATCGGAGGTTTGAGGATAAGCATCCCTATGCGCGGAAAAGATAGGTCAGATAAAAGGATCGCCGCTGCGTTACTGCCCGAGCCGAAGGCCCCGAAGGGGTCCCCAACCTCTTTTCCACCTTTCTGGTTGCATCGGTGCTCATGATGCCGGAGAGCCTGGAAGGCGCCACAACGAACAAGACCGGATCCAGGCATTGTTGGGCCGAGATGATATCCAGGGAAGCACAACCGAAGACACAAGAACCTAAAGCGGAGATACTGCTCGAGGAGGAGCAGCAGTTGGTGGCGGGAGTCTTCGCCAGCAAGGAAGCGGCCGAGGCTGCAATCCAGAAGATCGAGGGGTTTGGCCCCCTGCTCCAGAACCTTGGTCCAGCACTTCCAGCCCTCCGGTAACTTGAGCTTCGACCCGAGGTTCGGTAGAGCCTCCATTACATCTGGTTCTTGTCAATGACGATCGCAAACGACTGCATGACAACGCTCATACCGTTTTGTGCATCCATGATGGGTGTTTGTCTGCACTCACACCGGCCAGTTGGTATTTATCTTACAGATT
This genomic interval from Methanomicrobiales archaeon contains the following:
- a CDS encoding LURP-one-related family protein, whose amino-acid sequence is MAERGPRGREGAGGHQYKMREKLVSIGDDFWIEDNAGNRAFKVDGKALRVRNTLVIQSKEGQDLYKIQEKMLRIKDTMEIEKGAGGTAATIKKALITPMRDRWTVNIPGGGDWDIQGNILDHEYRIEKGREKIAEVSKKWFRVRDTYGVEVAPGQDDALILAITAAIDQMAS